One Streptomyces sp. NBC_01237 genomic region harbors:
- a CDS encoding diacylglycerol/lipid kinase family protein, with the protein MRALLVVNPAATTTSARTRDVLIHALASEMKLEAVTTEYRGHAQDLGRRAADSDDIDLVVALGGDGTVNEVVNGLLHRGPDVDSLPKLAVVPGGSTNVFARALGLPNDAVEATGAILDALEQRSERTVGLGLAAGTPGTADEAVPERWFTFCAGLGFDAGVIGRVEQQRERGRRSTHALYVRQVVRQFLEEPHRRHGMITLDIPGQEPVTDLALSIICNTAPWTYLGNRPIYASPKASFDTALDILGLKRLSTPAVTRYATQLLTSSPEKGPHGKHAVSLHDLTDFTLHSKAPLPFQMDGDHLGLRTSVTFTGVRRALRVIV; encoded by the coding sequence ATGCGCGCACTCCTCGTGGTCAACCCAGCTGCTACCACCACCAGTGCGCGGACCCGTGACGTGCTCATTCACGCGCTGGCGAGCGAGATGAAGCTGGAAGCGGTGACCACCGAGTACCGCGGGCACGCCCAGGACCTCGGGCGCCGGGCCGCGGACAGCGACGACATCGATCTGGTGGTCGCCCTCGGCGGCGACGGGACGGTCAACGAGGTCGTGAACGGGCTGCTGCACAGGGGCCCCGATGTGGACAGCCTGCCGAAGCTCGCGGTGGTTCCCGGCGGCTCCACCAATGTCTTCGCACGCGCCCTGGGGCTGCCCAACGACGCCGTGGAGGCGACCGGCGCGATTCTGGACGCGCTGGAGCAGCGGAGCGAGCGCACGGTCGGCCTGGGGCTGGCGGCCGGCACCCCGGGCACGGCGGACGAAGCCGTCCCGGAACGCTGGTTCACTTTCTGTGCCGGGCTCGGTTTCGACGCGGGAGTCATCGGCCGGGTCGAACAGCAGCGCGAGCGGGGCAGGCGGTCCACCCATGCCCTGTACGTACGCCAGGTGGTGCGGCAGTTCCTTGAGGAGCCGCACCGGCGGCACGGGATGATCACGCTGGACATTCCCGGCCAGGAGCCGGTCACCGACCTCGCGCTGTCCATAATCTGCAACACCGCCCCCTGGACCTACCTGGGCAATCGCCCGATATACGCGTCCCCGAAGGCATCCTTCGACACCGCCCTGGACATCCTCGGCCTGAAGCGCCTTTCCACTCCCGCGGTGACCCGGTACGCCACTCAGCTGCTCACTTCGAGCCCCGAGAAGGGCCCTCACGGGAAGCACGCAGTTTCACTTCATGACCTCACGGACTTCACCTTGCATTCAAAGGCTCCACTACCCTTCCAGATGGACGGCGACCACCTGGGACTGCGTACGAGCGTGACGTTCACAGGCGTACGCCGTGCACTGCGTGTGATTGTGTGA
- a CDS encoding anti-sigma regulatory factor, producing the protein MSQIAGEPGNQDFVEVRLPAAGAYLSVLRTATAGLAARLDFTLDEIEDLRIAVDEACAILLQQAVPGSVLSCVFRLVDDSLEVTVSAPTTDGRAPERDTFAWTVLSALAGKVDSTVAEDRTVSISLYKQRGAGPGPA; encoded by the coding sequence GTGTCCCAGATCGCAGGCGAGCCCGGGAATCAGGACTTCGTAGAGGTCCGGCTGCCCGCTGCGGGTGCCTACCTGTCGGTGCTGCGAACGGCCACGGCCGGTCTCGCAGCGCGTTTGGACTTCACTCTCGACGAGATCGAGGATCTTCGCATCGCGGTCGACGAGGCCTGCGCGATCCTGCTTCAGCAGGCCGTGCCGGGTTCCGTCCTCAGCTGCGTGTTCCGTCTCGTCGACGACTCTCTCGAGGTGACGGTGTCGGCCCCCACGACGGACGGCCGCGCGCCCGAGCGTGACACCTTCGCCTGGACGGTGCTCTCCGCACTGGCCGGAAAGGTCGATTCCACGGTCGCCGAAGACCGTACGGTCAGCATCAGCCTCTACAAGCAACGCGGCGCGGGCCCCGGGCCGGCGTGA
- a CDS encoding Na+/H+ antiporter gives MDALPLVALVAASAAVAGAARRTPVPAPLLLVTAGLVAAYLPGVPSYTLDAHIVLPLLLPPLLYTAAVDSSYLDLRANARPVALLSVGYVLFATFAVGWLAYLMVPDLPLTAALVLGAVIAPPDAVTAAAIARRVGLPARVTTILQGESLVNDATAITAYKVALAAAVGEGMSWGAGIGEFLLAAFGGVGVGLVLMVPLHWLRTHLKEALLQNTLSLLIPFVAYAAAERVHASGVLAVVVVALYLGHRSWQVDFATRLQEAAVWKMVAFVLESAVFALIGLQLPFVLKGLGAYGVGEALGYALAVFLAVVVVRFVWVYPATYLPRWLSRRIREREPGTDWTAPLIVGWAGMRGVVSLAIAFSIPMVMHDGEDFPARNLVLFLTFTTVIGTLVIQGLTLPLLVRVLKLPGRDLQAETLAEAQAQSEASTAAEARLDELLDDGRNSLPPPLADRLRTVLERRRNAVWERLGAANPVTGESADDTYRRLAREMIEAEREVFVRLRDERRIDDEMLRTLLRRLDLEEAAAYRETDDS, from the coding sequence ATGGACGCATTGCCGCTGGTTGCCCTGGTCGCGGCCAGTGCGGCGGTCGCGGGGGCGGCGCGCCGGACGCCCGTGCCCGCCCCGCTGCTGCTGGTCACCGCGGGGCTGGTGGCCGCGTATCTGCCGGGGGTGCCGTCGTACACCCTGGACGCGCACATCGTGCTCCCGCTGCTGCTGCCGCCGCTGCTCTACACGGCGGCGGTCGACAGCTCGTACCTCGATCTGCGGGCCAACGCGAGGCCGGTCGCCCTGCTCTCCGTGGGGTACGTGCTCTTCGCGACGTTCGCGGTGGGCTGGCTGGCCTATCTGATGGTGCCCGACCTGCCGCTGACGGCGGCGCTGGTCCTCGGGGCGGTGATCGCCCCGCCGGACGCCGTGACGGCCGCCGCCATCGCCCGCCGGGTCGGGCTGCCCGCCCGGGTCACCACGATTCTCCAGGGCGAGTCCCTGGTGAACGACGCCACCGCCATCACCGCCTACAAGGTGGCGCTGGCCGCGGCGGTCGGTGAGGGGATGAGCTGGGGCGCCGGGATCGGTGAGTTCCTGCTGGCGGCGTTCGGCGGGGTCGGCGTGGGGCTGGTGCTGATGGTGCCGCTGCACTGGCTGCGCACCCACCTCAAGGAGGCACTCCTCCAGAACACGCTGTCCCTGCTGATCCCCTTCGTGGCGTACGCGGCGGCCGAACGGGTGCATGCCTCCGGTGTCCTCGCGGTGGTCGTCGTCGCGCTGTACCTGGGACACCGCTCGTGGCAGGTCGACTTCGCGACCCGGCTCCAGGAGGCGGCGGTCTGGAAGATGGTCGCCTTCGTCCTGGAGTCCGCCGTGTTCGCCCTCATCGGGCTCCAGCTGCCCTTCGTACTGAAGGGGCTCGGCGCGTACGGGGTCGGGGAGGCGCTCGGCTACGCGCTGGCGGTGTTCCTCGCGGTCGTCGTGGTGCGCTTCGTCTGGGTCTATCCGGCCACGTATCTGCCCCGGTGGCTCTCCCGGCGCATCCGGGAACGTGAACCCGGGACCGACTGGACCGCGCCGCTCATCGTCGGATGGGCCGGGATGCGCGGGGTCGTCTCGCTCGCCATCGCGTTCTCCATCCCGATGGTCATGCATGACGGGGAGGACTTCCCGGCCCGGAACCTGGTGCTGTTCCTGACCTTCACCACGGTCATCGGCACGCTGGTGATCCAGGGCCTCACCCTGCCGCTCCTGGTACGGGTGCTGAAGCTCCCGGGGCGTGATCTCCAGGCGGAGACGCTGGCCGAGGCGCAGGCGCAGAGCGAGGCGTCCACGGCCGCGGAAGCGCGCCTGGACGAACTCCTGGACGACGGGCGCAACAGCCTGCCGCCGCCCCTCGCCGACCGGCTGCGCACCGTTCTGGAGCGGCGCCGCAACGCCGTGTGGGAGCGGCTGGGCGCGGCCAACCCGGTCACCGGGGAATCGGCGGACGACACCTACCGGCGCCTCGCACGCGAAATGATCGAGGCCGAGCGGGAGGTCTTCGTACGCCTGCGGGACGAGCGGCGGATCGACGACGAGATGCTGCGGACCCTGCTGCGCCGCCTCGACCTGGAGGAGGCGGCGGCCTACCGGGAGACGGACGACTCGTAG
- a CDS encoding 1-aminocyclopropane-1-carboxylate deaminase/D-cysteine desulfhydrase codes for MHHEAQGGAGPRPVLPSPLRPAEDERFRRHGVSLLLKRDDLIHPDLPGNKWRKLSLNLAAAAGRTVLTFGGAYSNHLRATAAAGRLLGFPTVGVVRGDELAHRPLNPSLARCAADGMRLHFVDRSTYRAKTDPGVLDGLLRLFGDVDVLPEGGSNALAAQGCTELGRELRGHTDVAAVACGTGGTLAGLAAGLAPGQRALGIPVLRGGFLGEAVARLQREAFGGPAGQWSLDERFHFGGYARTPPELHAFAENFEDRHGLPVERVYVAKLLYALTALTGAGAFAPGTTVTAVVTGTPYESSVSR; via the coding sequence ATGCACCACGAAGCGCAGGGCGGCGCCGGACCGCGGCCCGTCCTCCCCTCGCCGCTGCGGCCCGCCGAGGACGAGCGCTTCCGGCGGCACGGCGTGAGCCTGCTGCTCAAGCGCGACGACCTGATCCACCCGGACCTGCCGGGCAACAAGTGGCGCAAGCTCTCCCTCAACCTGGCGGCCGCCGCCGGCCGGACCGTGCTGACCTTCGGCGGCGCCTACTCCAACCATCTGCGGGCCACCGCCGCCGCCGGACGGCTCCTCGGTTTCCCCACGGTCGGTGTCGTCCGCGGCGACGAACTGGCGCACCGCCCGCTCAACCCGTCGCTCGCCCGGTGCGCGGCCGACGGCATGCGTCTGCACTTCGTGGACCGCTCGACGTATCGCGCGAAGACCGATCCTGGCGTCCTGGACGGGCTGCTGAGGCTCTTCGGGGACGTGGACGTCCTCCCGGAGGGCGGCAGCAACGCACTGGCCGCACAGGGCTGCACAGAGCTCGGGCGCGAGTTGCGCGGGCACACCGATGTGGCGGCCGTGGCCTGCGGTACCGGCGGCACCCTGGCCGGCCTCGCCGCGGGCCTGGCCCCCGGCCAGCGGGCCCTGGGCATCCCGGTCCTGCGCGGCGGCTTCCTCGGCGAGGCGGTGGCCCGGCTGCAGCGCGAGGCGTTCGGCGGCCCGGCCGGACAGTGGTCCCTGGACGAGCGCTTCCACTTCGGCGGCTACGCCCGTACGCCCCCGGAGCTGCACGCCTTCGCCGAGAACTTCGAGGACCGGCACGGTCTGCCCGTCGAGCGGGTGTACGTCGCCAAGCTGCTGTACGCGCTGACGGCGCTGACCGGGGCGGGCGCCTTCGCTCCGGGAACGACGGTGACCGCCGTGGTGACGGGCACCCCCTACGAGTCGTCCGTCTCCCGGTAG
- the nagB gene encoding glucosamine-6-phosphate deaminase: MEVVIVPDAKAGGELIAEAIGALLSRKPDALLGVATGSTPLPIYQALAARVRSGAVDASRARICQLDEYVGLPSGHPESYRSVVLREVVEPLGLSEASFMGPDGSAEDVQAACEAYDKALAAAGGVDLQLLGIGTDGHIGFNEPCSSLASRTRIKTLTEQTRVDNARFFDNDIAQVPHHVITQGIGTILESRHPILLATGEGKAEAVAQTVEGPVASIVPASALQLHPHATVVVDEAAASKLKLADYFRATFAAKPAWQGI, from the coding sequence GTGGAAGTTGTCATCGTCCCGGATGCCAAGGCAGGCGGCGAACTCATCGCGGAGGCCATCGGCGCCCTGCTGAGCCGCAAGCCCGACGCCCTGCTCGGCGTCGCCACCGGCTCCACCCCGCTGCCCATCTACCAGGCGCTCGCGGCCAGGGTCCGCTCCGGTGCGGTGGACGCCTCGCGCGCCCGCATCTGCCAGCTGGACGAGTACGTCGGGCTGCCCTCGGGCCACCCCGAGTCGTACCGCTCCGTGGTGCTGCGCGAGGTCGTCGAGCCGCTCGGTCTGTCCGAGGCGTCCTTCATGGGCCCCGACGGCTCCGCCGAGGACGTCCAGGCCGCCTGCGAGGCGTACGACAAGGCGCTCGCCGCGGCCGGCGGGGTCGACCTCCAGCTCCTCGGCATCGGCACCGACGGGCACATCGGCTTCAACGAGCCGTGCTCCTCGCTGGCCTCCCGTACCCGGATCAAGACGCTGACCGAGCAGACCCGGGTCGACAACGCGCGCTTCTTCGACAACGACATCGCCCAGGTGCCGCACCACGTGATCACCCAGGGCATCGGCACCATCCTGGAGTCCCGGCACCCGATCCTGCTGGCCACCGGTGAGGGCAAGGCCGAGGCCGTGGCCCAGACGGTGGAGGGACCGGTCGCCTCGATCGTGCCCGCCTCCGCGCTGCAGCTGCATCCGCACGCGACCGTGGTCGTCGACGAGGCCGCCGCGTCGAAGCTGAAGCTCGCGGACTACTTCCGCGCCACGTTCGCGGCGAAGCCCGCGTGGCAGGGCATCTAG
- a CDS encoding sensor histidine kinase, which produces MNDLVRQHTALSDTDLEWLHLLVSEWQLLSDLSFADLVLWVPTRDGTRYVSVAQMRPNTGPTSYQDDMVGHLVPRGRRPLLDAALDEGRIVREGDPEWREEVPVRVESIPVRREGRVLGVIARNTNLLTVRTPSRLELTYLQSASDLAQMIAAGSFPFPGQQVDMDASPRVGDGLIRLDADGVVQYASPNGLSAYHRLGLASDLVGHHLGTTTAELAPSRGPVDEALVKVASGYAPREFEVECAGGVIQLRAIPLKPKGVRIGSLVLLRDVTELRRRERELITKDATIREIHHRVKNNLQTVAALLRLQARRMDSEQGREALNEAVRRVGSIAIVHETLSQNLDERVEFDEIADRVIAMVAEISPGKVTCRRTGRFGILDAEVATPLSMVLTEVLQNALEHAFTMAEHGTVEVSAVRGGSPTEGRLLITVSDDGRGLPEGFDPQRAGNLGLQIVRTLVEGELGGTFGMVPGPERGTQVVLDLPVRGDK; this is translated from the coding sequence ATGAACGACCTCGTCCGCCAGCACACAGCCCTGAGTGACACCGACCTCGAGTGGCTCCATCTGCTGGTCTCGGAGTGGCAACTGCTCTCCGACCTGTCCTTCGCCGACCTCGTCCTGTGGGTTCCGACCCGCGACGGGACCCGCTATGTGTCCGTGGCGCAGATGCGGCCCAACACCGGCCCCACCTCCTACCAGGACGACATGGTCGGCCATCTGGTGCCGCGCGGCCGCCGTCCGCTGCTGGACGCCGCGCTGGACGAGGGCCGGATCGTGCGCGAGGGCGATCCGGAGTGGCGGGAGGAGGTGCCGGTGCGGGTCGAGTCCATCCCCGTACGCCGTGAGGGCCGGGTCCTCGGCGTCATCGCCCGCAACACCAACCTCCTCACCGTCCGGACCCCCTCGCGGCTGGAGCTCACCTATCTCCAGTCCGCCTCCGACCTGGCCCAGATGATCGCCGCCGGGTCCTTCCCCTTCCCCGGCCAGCAGGTCGACATGGACGCGTCCCCGCGCGTCGGCGACGGCCTGATCAGGCTGGATGCCGACGGTGTCGTCCAGTACGCGAGTCCCAACGGCCTCTCCGCGTACCACCGCCTCGGTCTCGCCTCCGACCTCGTCGGCCACCACCTCGGCACGACCACCGCCGAGCTCGCCCCGTCCCGGGGCCCGGTGGACGAGGCGCTGGTCAAGGTGGCCAGCGGTTACGCGCCCCGCGAGTTCGAGGTCGAGTGCGCCGGCGGTGTCATCCAGCTGCGGGCCATTCCGCTCAAGCCCAAGGGGGTGCGCATCGGTTCGCTGGTCCTGCTGCGGGACGTCACCGAACTGCGCCGCCGCGAGCGAGAGTTGATCACCAAGGACGCGACCATCCGGGAGATCCACCACCGGGTGAAGAACAACCTCCAGACGGTGGCCGCCCTGTTGCGGCTCCAGGCGCGCCGGATGGACTCGGAGCAGGGCCGCGAGGCGCTCAACGAGGCGGTACGGCGCGTCGGTTCGATCGCGATCGTCCATGAGACGCTGTCCCAGAATCTGGATGAGCGGGTCGAGTTCGACGAGATCGCCGACCGGGTCATCGCGATGGTCGCCGAGATCTCCCCGGGCAAGGTCACCTGCCGCCGTACGGGACGCTTCGGCATACTCGATGCGGAAGTTGCCACTCCGCTCTCGATGGTCCTCACGGAGGTCCTTCAGAACGCCCTGGAGCACGCGTTCACCATGGCCGAACACGGCACGGTGGAGGTCTCGGCGGTACGGGGCGGATCGCCCACCGAGGGCCGGCTGCTGATCACCGTCTCCGACGACGGGCGCGGTCTGCCCGAGGGATTCGACCCGCAGCGGGCCGGAAATCTGGGGCTCCAGATCGTGCGGACGCTGGTGGAGGGCGAGTTGGGCGGCACCTTCGGCATGGTTCCGGGACCGGAGCGCGGCACCCAGGTGGTGCTGGACCTTCCGGTGCGGGGCGACAAGTAG
- a CDS encoding UBP-type zinc finger domain-containing protein — translation MSECPHVLELPRPEPAPLSDTCLECLAAGSHPVQLRLCLACGHVGCCDSSPLRHASAHFEESGHPVMRSFEQGESWRWCFQDGSIV, via the coding sequence ATGAGTGAGTGCCCGCATGTTCTCGAACTGCCGCGCCCCGAGCCCGCCCCGCTCAGCGACACCTGCCTCGAATGCCTGGCCGCGGGCAGCCACCCCGTACAGCTGCGCCTGTGCCTGGCCTGCGGGCATGTCGGCTGCTGCGACTCGTCGCCCCTGAGGCACGCCTCCGCGCACTTCGAGGAGTCCGGTCATCCGGTGATGCGGAGCTTCGAGCAGGGCGAGAGCTGGCGCTGGTGCTTCCAGGACGGTTCGATCGTCTGA
- a CDS encoding RNA polymerase sigma factor SigF, with the protein MSDGNGDGPVRDETIRPGVVRPAGIPEQQARPHPVDGADGSESRTVAVEQSQAERAVQMSEHAHHDPHDRSGARALFIELRELPDGSAEKAELRNRLVRMHLPLVEHLARRFRNRGEPLDDLTQVATIGLIKSVDRFDPDRGVEFSTYATPTVVGEIKRHFRDKGWAVRVPRRLQELRLSLTTATAELSQQHGRSPTVHELAERLGISEEEVLEGLESANAYSTLSLDVPDTDDESPAVADTLGSEDEALEGVEYRESLKPLLEDLPPREKRILLLRFFGNMTQSQIAQEVGISQMHVSRLLARTLAQLRERLLVEE; encoded by the coding sequence GTGAGCGACGGGAACGGGGACGGTCCTGTGCGGGACGAGACGATCCGACCCGGGGTGGTGCGCCCAGCAGGCATCCCGGAGCAACAGGCCCGGCCGCATCCGGTGGACGGAGCGGACGGGTCCGAGAGCCGTACGGTCGCGGTGGAGCAGTCGCAGGCAGAGCGGGCGGTCCAGATGAGCGAGCACGCGCACCACGATCCACACGACCGCAGCGGGGCGCGGGCCCTGTTCATCGAGCTGCGGGAGCTGCCCGACGGCTCGGCCGAGAAGGCGGAGCTGCGCAATCGGCTGGTCCGGATGCATCTGCCGCTCGTGGAGCATCTGGCCCGCCGCTTCCGCAACCGGGGCGAGCCGCTGGACGACCTGACCCAGGTCGCCACGATCGGGCTCATCAAGTCGGTGGACCGGTTCGACCCGGACCGGGGCGTGGAGTTCTCGACGTACGCGACCCCCACCGTCGTCGGCGAGATCAAGCGCCACTTCCGCGACAAGGGCTGGGCGGTGCGGGTGCCGCGCCGCCTCCAGGAGCTGCGGCTCTCGCTGACCACGGCGACCGCGGAACTCTCCCAGCAGCACGGCCGCTCACCGACCGTGCACGAGCTGGCGGAGCGCCTGGGCATCTCCGAGGAGGAGGTGCTGGAGGGCCTGGAGTCGGCCAACGCCTACAGCACCCTGTCGCTGGACGTCCCGGACACGGACGACGAGTCGCCCGCGGTCGCGGACACCCTGGGCTCCGAGGACGAGGCGCTGGAGGGCGTCGAGTACCGGGAGTCGCTGAAGCCGCTGCTGGAGGACCTGCCGCCGCGCGAGAAGCGCATTCTGCTGCTGCGCTTCTTCGGGAACATGACCCAGTCGCAGATCGCGCAGGAGGTCGGCATCTCACAGATGCATGTCTCGCGGCTGCTGGCCCGCACCCTCGCCCAGCTGCGCGAGCGCCTGCTCGTGGAGGAGTAG
- a CDS encoding WhiB family transcriptional regulator, whose product MDWRHNAVCREEDPELFFPIGNTGPALLQIEEAKAVCRRCPVMEQCLQWALESGQDSGVWGGLSEDERRAMKRRAARNRARNASA is encoded by the coding sequence ATGGACTGGCGTCACAACGCCGTTTGTCGTGAGGAAGACCCCGAGCTGTTCTTCCCCATCGGCAACACCGGTCCTGCGCTGCTGCAGATCGAGGAAGCCAAGGCCGTCTGCCGTCGCTGCCCCGTCATGGAGCAGTGCCTGCAGTGGGCGCTCGAGTCCGGCCAGGACTCCGGCGTCTGGGGTGGCCTCAGCGAGGACGAGCGCCGCGCGATGAAGCGCCGTGCCGCTCGCAATCGGGCGCGTAACGCCAGCGCCTGA
- a CDS encoding SIS domain-containing protein, protein MSATFSAERDGRGERPGRIMSGEMAEQPAMLRRILDRGAPGIREVAAEIAARKPRFVLLTARGTSDNAALYAKYLLEIRLGLPCGLASMSTTTAYGAEPDLTDVLVITVSQSGGSPDLVASTTAAREAGAVTLAVTNNPDSALAAVSEYHIDILAGPEKALPATKTYTASLLSLYLFVEGLGGVDGTAAAAVLPELAEAVLGRRDEVKALASRYRFAERMVITSRGYGYPTAKEAALKLMETSYIPALSYSGADLLHGPLAMVDNISPVIAVVTDGRGGAALQPVLDRLRGRGADLFVVGPKAQVDAASAGFVLPTAGVAEELQPILEILPLQMLAYEVTIARGQDPDAPRALAKVTETH, encoded by the coding sequence ATGTCCGCCACCTTTTCGGCCGAGCGGGACGGCAGGGGCGAACGGCCCGGCCGGATCATGTCCGGCGAGATGGCCGAGCAGCCCGCGATGCTGCGGCGCATCCTCGACCGCGGTGCCCCCGGGATCCGCGAGGTGGCCGCCGAGATCGCCGCCAGGAAGCCCCGCTTCGTCCTGCTCACCGCCCGCGGTACGTCGGACAACGCGGCGCTCTACGCGAAGTACCTGCTGGAGATCCGGCTCGGTCTGCCCTGCGGTCTGGCCTCGATGTCCACCACGACGGCGTACGGGGCCGAGCCCGACCTCACGGACGTCCTGGTCATCACCGTCAGCCAGTCGGGCGGCTCGCCGGACCTGGTGGCCTCCACGACGGCGGCCCGGGAGGCGGGAGCGGTCACCCTCGCCGTCACCAACAACCCGGACTCCGCGCTGGCCGCGGTCTCCGAGTACCACATCGACATTCTCGCGGGCCCGGAGAAGGCCCTGCCGGCGACCAAGACGTACACCGCGTCCCTGCTGTCCCTCTACCTCTTCGTGGAGGGCCTGGGCGGCGTCGACGGCACGGCGGCCGCCGCCGTCCTGCCCGAGCTGGCCGAGGCGGTCCTGGGGCGCCGGGACGAGGTCAAGGCACTGGCCTCGCGCTACCGCTTCGCCGAGCGCATGGTCATCACCTCGCGCGGCTACGGCTACCCGACGGCCAAGGAGGCGGCCCTGAAGCTGATGGAGACCAGCTACATCCCCGCGCTCTCCTACTCCGGCGCCGACCTGCTGCACGGTCCGCTCGCGATGGTCGACAACATCTCCCCGGTGATCGCGGTGGTCACCGACGGCCGGGGCGGAGCCGCGCTGCAACCGGTCCTGGACCGGCTGCGCGGGCGCGGCGCCGATCTGTTCGTGGTCGGCCCGAAGGCCCAGGTGGACGCGGCCTCGGCAGGCTTCGTGCTGCCGACGGCGGGGGTGGCGGAGGAGCTCCAGCCGATCCTGGAGATCCTGCCGTTGCAGATGCTGGCGTACGAGGTGACGATCGCCCGCGGTCAGGACCCGGACGCGCCGCGCGCCCTCGCCAAGGTCACCGAGACCCACTGA
- a CDS encoding N-acetylmuramoyl-L-alanine amidase, translating into MSSPMSASSFLKALKDEGLTVVQVGDWRTHNRDDKGPWGPVHGVMIHHTATRGTDHTVQICRDGHAGLPGPLCHGVIAKDGRVHLVGHGRANHAGLGDDDVLRAVIAEKRLPSDNEANTDGNRHFYGFECENLGDGEDPWPAVQLEAIERAAAAICRHHRWGAPSVIGHREWQPGKVDPAGFTMDSLRERIHDRLK; encoded by the coding sequence ATGTCCTCACCCATGTCCGCGAGCAGCTTCCTCAAGGCCCTCAAGGACGAAGGTCTCACCGTCGTCCAGGTCGGCGACTGGCGTACGCACAACCGCGACGACAAGGGCCCCTGGGGGCCGGTGCACGGCGTGATGATCCACCACACCGCCACCAGGGGCACCGACCACACCGTCCAGATCTGCCGTGACGGCCACGCGGGCCTTCCCGGCCCCCTGTGCCACGGCGTCATCGCCAAGGACGGCCGCGTCCATCTCGTCGGCCACGGCCGCGCCAACCACGCCGGTCTCGGCGACGACGACGTCCTGCGCGCCGTCATCGCCGAGAAGCGGCTCCCCTCCGACAACGAGGCCAACACCGACGGAAACCGGCACTTCTACGGTTTCGAGTGCGAGAACCTCGGCGACGGGGAGGACCCCTGGCCCGCCGTGCAGCTCGAAGCGATCGAGAGGGCGGCCGCGGCGATCTGCCGCCACCACCGCTGGGGAGCGCCCTCGGTCATCGGTCACCGGGAGTGGCAGCCGGGCAAGGTCGACCCGGCGGGCTTCACCATGGACTCCCTGCGCGAGCGGATCCACGACCGTCTGAAGTGA